ATCGTCTCGTGGGCGCGGCAGGCGGCGGGCGCCTGATCGCTTAGCGGGTGCCGAGGTCGCCCTTGCCGATGGTGCCGCTCGCCATGTCCAGCATGCGGTCGAGGCTCTTCTTGGCGGCGAGGCGCAAGGGCTCCTCGATTTCCACGCGCGGGGTCAGATCGCGCAGGGCGATGTAGAGCTTTTCCAGCGTGTTGAGTGCCATGTAGGGGCAGATATTGCAGTTGCAGTTGCCGTCCGCGCCGGGTGCACCGATGAAGGTCTTGTTCGGGATCGACAGCTGCATCTGGTGAATGATGTGCGGTTCGGTGGCGACGATCAGCGTGTCCTGCGGGATCGTGCGGGCATATTGCAGGATGCCGCTGGTCGAACCCACGTAGTCGGCGTGGTCGACAATGTGCGGCGGGCATTCCGGGTGCGCGGCGATCGGTGCGCCCGGGTGCTGGGCTTTCAGCTTGAGCAGCTCGGTCTCGCTGAACGCCTCGTGGACGATGCACACGCCCGGCCACAGCAGCATCTCGCGGTTGAACTTGCGGGAAAGATAGCCGCCCAGATGCCGGTCCGGGCCGAAGATGATCTTCTGGTCCGCCGGGATCTGCTGGAGGATCGTCTCGGCGCTGGAACTGGTGACGATGATGTCGGACAACGCCTTCACCTCGGTCGAGCAGTTGATGTAGGTCAGCGCGATGTGATCGGGGTGCGCCTCGCGGAAAGCCTTGAACTTTTCCGGCGGGCACGAATCTTCCAGGCTGCACCCGGCATTGATGTCGGGCAGCACCACGATCTTGTTCGGCGAGAGGATCTTGGCGGTATCGGCCATGAACTTCACGCCGCAGAAGGCGAT
The DNA window shown above is from Novosphingobium sp. P6W and carries:
- the nadA gene encoding quinolinate synthase NadA, which gives rise to MTVMPADLSGIDVRAEIERLRKERNAVILAHYYQRPELQDLADFVGDSLELSRKAAETDADVIAFCGVKFMADTAKILSPNKIVVLPDINAGCSLEDSCPPEKFKAFREAHPDHIALTYINCSTEVKALSDIIVTSSSAETILQQIPADQKIIFGPDRHLGGYLSRKFNREMLLWPGVCIVHEAFSETELLKLKAQHPGAPIAAHPECPPHIVDHADYVGSTSGILQYARTIPQDTLIVATEPHIIHQMQLSIPNKTFIGAPGADGNCNCNICPYMALNTLEKLYIALRDLTPRVEIEEPLRLAAKKSLDRMLDMASGTIGKGDLGTR